In a single window of the Sorangium aterium genome:
- a CDS encoding 30S ribosomal protein S1 has product MALRGPRSRLRRARTPRPRRARRRRRRAGRRGGRHALRSRRFERAGTSFPPKRTGPTKTSSGSVVALTEAPPQTTGSPLPRGPGASVRVCLPLRRSCVAPRVHDCARAANPREGKETRTNNMTSNIHMEAGSSGASMESFAALFEQSVEGGDFAREGEIISGTVVAVNRDSVVVDIGGKSEGVIALREFADAAGQSAVKAGDKVDVYIESRENDDGLVTLSKEKADKMKVWDEISNACEADELIEGTISQRVKGGLSVTIRGGVKAFLPGSQVDLRPIRNLDKLIGQTYKFKVIKFNKKRGNIVLSRRVLLERERDEMKAKTLETLTEGMTVKGTIKNITEYGAFVDLGGIDGLLHITDMSWGRVNHPSEVFQVGDEVLVKVLKYNADTERVSLGLKQTQEDPWNHAEEAYPAGKKVRGKVMSITDYGAFVELEPGVEGLIHVSEMSWTKKVKHPSKLLEVGQELECQVLEVDARAKRISLGLKQLEPDPWMLFTDKYHPGDKIAGKVRSLTDYGVFVGIEEGVDGMVHKSDLSWSVRVNNPSDLYHKGDDVEAIILSINHDEKKVSLGIKQLWDDPWPSMLTEYPPGRVLDDAQVVSIVDYGVFVRLREGVEGLISQGDVQEPEEGKLKVGDKVKAEISSLDTVDRRLFLTMKNIGMERPAPVQRQQQKRKDDDDKPVAGTIGDLIKEKFGAKLDLK; this is encoded by the coding sequence ATGGCCCTACGAGGGCCTCGATCGCGCCTGCGCAGAGCTCGCACACCGCGCCCGCGCCGCGCGCGACGCCGCCGGCGCCGCGCCGGGCGCCGCGGCGGGCGCCACGCCCTGAGATCGCGCCGCTTTGAGCGGGCGGGCACATCCTTCCCACCAAAACGGACCGGACCTACAAAAACCTCCAGTGGCTCGGTCGTTGCATTGACAGAGGCCCCTCCTCAGACTACAGGCTCGCCTCTCCCGAGGGGCCCGGGTGCATCGGTACGCGTGTGCCTGCCCCTCCGCCGCTCGTGCGTGGCACCTAGGGTCCACGACTGCGCCCGCGCGGCGAATCCCAGGGAAGGAAAGGAAACAAGAACGAACAACATGACTAGTAACATCCATATGGAGGCTGGCTCGTCCGGGGCGAGCATGGAGAGCTTTGCCGCGCTCTTCGAACAGAGCGTGGAGGGGGGCGATTTCGCGCGTGAAGGAGAGATCATCTCCGGCACCGTGGTCGCAGTGAACCGCGACTCCGTCGTGGTCGACATCGGCGGCAAGAGCGAGGGCGTGATCGCGCTCCGCGAGTTCGCGGACGCCGCGGGCCAGAGCGCCGTCAAGGCGGGCGACAAGGTCGACGTCTACATCGAGAGCCGGGAGAACGACGACGGCCTCGTGACCTTGTCGAAGGAGAAGGCCGACAAGATGAAGGTCTGGGATGAGATCTCGAACGCCTGCGAGGCGGACGAGCTCATCGAGGGCACGATCAGCCAGCGCGTGAAGGGCGGCCTCTCGGTCACCATCCGCGGCGGCGTGAAGGCCTTCCTCCCGGGCTCTCAGGTCGATCTCCGCCCGATCCGCAACTTGGACAAGCTGATCGGCCAGACCTACAAGTTCAAGGTCATCAAGTTCAACAAGAAGCGCGGCAACATCGTGCTCTCGCGGCGCGTGCTCCTGGAGCGCGAGCGCGACGAGATGAAGGCCAAGACGCTCGAGACGTTGACGGAAGGGATGACCGTCAAGGGGACCATCAAGAACATCACCGAGTACGGCGCGTTCGTCGACCTCGGTGGGATCGATGGCCTCCTGCACATCACGGACATGTCGTGGGGCCGCGTGAACCACCCGAGCGAGGTGTTCCAGGTCGGCGACGAGGTCCTCGTGAAGGTCCTCAAGTACAACGCCGACACCGAGCGCGTCTCCCTGGGCCTCAAGCAGACCCAGGAGGACCCCTGGAACCACGCCGAAGAGGCGTACCCGGCGGGCAAGAAGGTCCGCGGCAAGGTCATGTCGATCACCGACTACGGCGCGTTCGTCGAGCTGGAGCCGGGCGTCGAGGGCCTCATCCACGTCAGCGAGATGAGCTGGACCAAGAAGGTCAAGCACCCGTCGAAGCTGCTCGAGGTGGGCCAGGAGCTCGAGTGCCAGGTGCTCGAGGTGGACGCGCGCGCGAAGCGCATCAGCCTCGGTCTCAAGCAGCTGGAGCCCGATCCGTGGATGCTGTTCACGGACAAGTACCACCCCGGCGACAAGATCGCGGGCAAGGTCCGATCGCTCACCGACTACGGCGTCTTCGTCGGGATCGAGGAGGGCGTCGACGGCATGGTCCACAAGAGCGATCTCTCGTGGTCGGTGCGCGTCAACAACCCGAGCGACCTCTACCACAAGGGCGACGACGTCGAGGCGATCATCCTCTCGATCAACCACGACGAGAAGAAGGTCTCCCTCGGCATCAAGCAGCTCTGGGACGATCCGTGGCCGAGCATGCTGACGGAGTACCCGCCCGGCCGCGTCCTCGACGACGCCCAGGTGGTGAGCATCGTCGACTACGGCGTGTTCGTGCGGCTGCGCGAGGGCGTCGAGGGGCTCATCTCCCAGGGCGACGTGCAGGAGCCCGAGGAAGGCAAGCTCAAGGTCGGCGACAAGGTGAAGGCCGAGATCTCGTCGCTCGACACGGTCGATCGCCGGCTCTTCCTGACGATGAAGAACATCGGCATGGAGCGCCCCGCGCCCGTCCAGCGCCAGCAGCAGAAGCGCAAGGACGACGACGACAAGCCGGTGGCCGGGACGATCGGTGATCTCATCAAGGAGAAGTTCGGCGCCAAGCTGGACCTGAAGTGA
- the cmk gene encoding (d)CMP kinase, whose amino-acid sequence MTERQRQDDAHHLPARDEPRRLRVAIDGPAGAGKGTVARGLAERLGYLLVDTGAIYRAVALAARRASLQWEEEGAIGALAEDLARGGRIALERSPHGVPPDSSAPPPANAPAQSSLGGSGMRVLLDGEDISSAIRAPEISLGASRVSAVPAVRKALLAMQRQAGAGGGVVLEGRDIGTVVFPDAEVKFFLTAPAEIRAKRRYDELVARGMNVSFEATLSDVLRRDKADSERAVAPLRKADDAILVDSGHRSPQEIIDEMATLVEIRARGG is encoded by the coding sequence GTGACCGAACGACAACGACAGGACGACGCGCACCACCTCCCGGCCCGGGACGAGCCCCGGCGGCTGCGCGTCGCGATCGACGGACCGGCCGGCGCCGGCAAGGGCACGGTCGCGCGGGGGCTCGCCGAGCGGCTCGGCTACCTCCTCGTCGACACCGGCGCGATCTACCGCGCCGTCGCGCTCGCGGCCCGCCGCGCGAGCCTCCAGTGGGAAGAGGAGGGCGCGATCGGCGCGCTCGCCGAGGATCTCGCGCGCGGCGGGCGCATCGCGCTGGAGCGGAGCCCGCACGGCGTGCCGCCCGACTCCTCCGCCCCCCCGCCCGCGAACGCCCCGGCCCAGTCGAGCCTGGGGGGCAGCGGCATGCGCGTGCTGCTCGACGGCGAGGACATCTCCAGCGCGATCCGCGCGCCCGAGATCAGCCTCGGGGCGAGCCGGGTCTCGGCCGTCCCCGCCGTGCGCAAGGCGCTGCTCGCGATGCAGCGGCAGGCCGGCGCGGGCGGCGGCGTGGTGCTCGAGGGGCGCGACATCGGCACCGTGGTGTTCCCGGACGCCGAGGTGAAGTTCTTCCTGACGGCGCCGGCCGAGATCCGCGCGAAGCGGCGGTACGACGAGCTCGTCGCGCGCGGCATGAACGTCAGCTTCGAGGCGACGCTCTCCGACGTGCTCCGCCGCGACAAGGCGGACAGCGAGCGCGCCGTCGCGCCGCTCCGCAAGGCCGACGACGCGATCCTCGTCGACTCGGGGCACAGGAGCCCGCAGGAGATCATCGACGAGATGGCGACCCTCGTGGAGATCCGTGCGCGCGGCGGCTGA
- the aroA gene encoding 3-phosphoshikimate 1-carboxyvinyltransferase: protein MPDLIVHPAERPLIGSVPVPADKSIAHRALLLAGLATGQSRIRGGTLGGDVLSTVGALRAMGVRVEEPSPGDLVVHGAGLSGLRAPGGPIDCGNSGTTMRLLAGILVAQRFAARLVGDPSLSRRPMERVAKPLRLRGGHIEGQLDPRKIGEITAPLDVGPLPEPHVLSSIEHEIPIPCDQVKSALLLSGLYADGPTFVREPIVSRDHTERMLTALGVPIDSVGAMVCLDATRFSGALPAFELDVPGDLSAAAFLVAAAQIVPGSRVTARRVGLNPTRTGLLEVLRDMDGGVAVEIKGEALGEPTGDIHVAPASSGAGLRAGRAGGELAARAIDELPILLGLGARARGLTEVFDARELRAQETDRIAAMASVLGAFGLRCEERTDGLLVEGRPDRPLDAADVDSRGDHRIAMTAAVLGLAAGGPTRVRDAGCIATSFPLFVGTLRALGARIEVEGTRAA, encoded by the coding sequence GTGCCCGACCTCATCGTCCACCCGGCGGAGCGGCCGCTCATCGGGAGCGTTCCGGTCCCTGCGGACAAGAGCATCGCCCACCGGGCGCTCCTCCTCGCCGGGCTCGCCACCGGGCAGAGCCGCATCCGGGGCGGGACGCTCGGCGGCGACGTCCTCTCGACCGTGGGCGCGCTGCGCGCCATGGGGGTCCGCGTCGAGGAGCCGTCGCCGGGCGACCTCGTCGTCCACGGCGCCGGGCTCTCCGGCCTCCGCGCCCCCGGCGGCCCCATCGACTGCGGCAACTCCGGCACCACGATGCGGCTCCTCGCGGGCATCCTCGTCGCCCAGCGCTTCGCCGCGCGGCTCGTCGGCGACCCGTCGCTCTCGCGCCGCCCCATGGAGCGCGTCGCGAAGCCGCTCCGGCTCCGCGGCGGGCACATCGAGGGGCAGCTCGATCCGCGCAAGATCGGCGAGATCACGGCGCCGCTCGACGTCGGGCCGCTCCCCGAGCCGCACGTGCTCTCGTCGATCGAGCACGAGATCCCCATCCCGTGCGACCAGGTGAAGAGCGCCCTCCTCCTCTCCGGCCTCTACGCCGACGGCCCCACGTTCGTGCGCGAGCCGATCGTCTCGCGCGATCACACCGAGCGCATGCTCACCGCGCTCGGCGTGCCGATCGACTCGGTCGGCGCGATGGTCTGCCTCGACGCCACCCGCTTCTCCGGCGCGCTCCCGGCGTTCGAGCTCGACGTGCCCGGCGACCTCTCCGCGGCCGCGTTCCTCGTCGCCGCCGCGCAGATCGTCCCGGGGAGCCGCGTGACAGCGCGGCGCGTGGGCCTCAACCCGACGCGCACCGGGCTGCTCGAGGTGCTGCGCGACATGGATGGCGGCGTCGCCGTCGAGATCAAGGGAGAGGCCCTCGGCGAGCCCACCGGCGATATCCACGTCGCGCCCGCCTCCTCCGGCGCCGGCCTGCGCGCCGGGCGCGCGGGCGGCGAGCTCGCGGCGCGCGCCATCGACGAGCTGCCGATCCTGCTCGGCCTCGGCGCGCGGGCGCGCGGCCTCACCGAGGTGTTCGACGCGCGGGAGCTGCGCGCGCAGGAGACGGACCGCATCGCGGCGATGGCGTCGGTGCTCGGCGCCTTCGGCCTGCGCTGCGAGGAGCGCACCGACGGGCTCCTCGTCGAGGGCAGGCCCGACCGGCCGCTCGACGCGGCCGACGTCGACAGCCGCGGCGATCACCGCATCGCGATGACGGCGGCCGTGCTCGGGCTCGCCGCGGGCGGGCCCACGCGCGTCCGCGACGCGGGCTGCATCGCGACCAGCTTTCCCCTCTTCGTCGGGACGCTGCGCGCCCTGGGCGCGCGCATCGAGGTCGAGGGCACCCGCGCCGCGTGA
- a CDS encoding nucleotidyltransferase domain-containing protein, with protein MDEAVDVAARVAVRLGAIPGVVAVVLGGSRARGAGHPDSDVDLGIYYEPESPPDLAALRALARELCAGGAEGDVAPLARELHTSAAEDVVTPPGAWGPWINGGAWLEIGGHRVDWLYRDLARVRRVIAECRAGQVTCDYQPGHPHGFLSANYVADIHDCRPLFDPEGALAPLKALVTPYPPALRRALLERFLWEAGFAIDTARKAGRRGDVFYVSGCLFRAAACLVQALFALNERYLSNEKGALPRTRSLSRCPQGFADRVEATLAAPGEGAEALLASLGRMEAIALEVRDLCRRDGPSC; from the coding sequence ATGGACGAGGCAGTGGACGTGGCGGCGCGCGTGGCGGTTCGGCTCGGGGCGATCCCGGGCGTGGTGGCGGTCGTGCTGGGCGGATCGCGCGCTCGCGGCGCGGGCCACCCGGACTCGGACGTCGATCTGGGCATCTATTACGAGCCCGAGAGCCCGCCCGACCTCGCGGCGCTGCGCGCGCTCGCGCGGGAGCTCTGCGCGGGCGGCGCCGAGGGCGACGTGGCGCCGCTCGCGCGGGAGCTCCACACGAGCGCCGCCGAGGACGTCGTCACGCCGCCCGGCGCGTGGGGGCCCTGGATCAACGGCGGCGCGTGGCTCGAGATCGGGGGGCACCGGGTCGACTGGCTCTACCGGGATCTCGCGCGCGTGCGGCGCGTGATCGCGGAGTGCCGGGCGGGGCAGGTGACGTGCGACTACCAGCCCGGGCACCCGCACGGCTTCCTCAGCGCCAACTACGTGGCCGATATCCACGACTGCCGGCCGCTCTTCGATCCGGAGGGCGCGCTGGCTCCGCTGAAGGCGCTCGTGACGCCCTATCCGCCGGCCCTGCGGAGGGCGCTCCTCGAGAGGTTCCTGTGGGAGGCCGGCTTCGCCATCGACACCGCGAGGAAGGCCGGGCGGCGCGGCGACGTGTTCTACGTGAGCGGCTGCCTTTTCCGCGCAGCGGCCTGCCTGGTGCAGGCGCTGTTCGCGCTGAACGAGCGCTACCTCTCGAACGAGAAGGGAGCCCTGCCGAGGACGCGGTCGCTCTCGCGGTGCCCCCAGGGCTTCGCCGACAGGGTGGAGGCGACGCTCGCCGCGCCCGGGGAGGGCGCGGAGGCGCTGCTCGCGAGCCTCGGGCGCATGGAGGCGATCGCGCTCGAGGTGCGCGACCTGTGCCGCCGCGACGGGCCGAGCTGCTAG
- a CDS encoding cupin domain-containing protein, which produces MESIKLEHGPSEEQLAKLGARGWPIWTKEVSTFPWHYDEREICYLLEGDVIVTPAEGGGAPVRIQAGDLVTFPAGLSCTWEVRSPVRKHYRFG; this is translated from the coding sequence ATGGAGTCGATCAAGCTGGAGCACGGTCCGTCGGAGGAGCAGCTGGCGAAGCTCGGGGCGCGCGGCTGGCCCATCTGGACGAAGGAGGTGTCGACCTTCCCGTGGCACTACGACGAGCGGGAGATCTGCTACCTGCTCGAGGGCGACGTCATCGTGACGCCCGCGGAGGGCGGCGGCGCGCCGGTGCGGATCCAGGCGGGGGATCTGGTGACGTTCCCCGCGGGGCTGAGCTGCACCTGGGAGGTGCGCTCGCCGGTGCGGAAGCACTACCGGTTCGGCTGA
- a CDS encoding protein kinase yields MVEPGTVWEGHRILNEVHDGMVRTFLAQQVGDEAAIVWLHLREGQPMDRTAFASELQRLQDIARAVPQVEPVLYGDAGGLSAWVAYRRSDKIGLMDAIRGVDLGVTALHTVIEVAHAIQRCHTLGGCHGALGSDRVFITSKRDYSISQFGLVGLFRIEPHEAAREPLVASPELLRGDRVRPQTDVYGLGTLLYELVCRRSLDVGQPGMLGVRRGRPAIPVDTPPAVAAAIEMALEEDPRRRYRNVGHFIAVLEGLVDAWPTLDRAPSRRDNHAPVAGAAPSTLRSSHLQSRRLSAPVTEAPDTRTSEVAPVAAPSSDDEHQLPQIPPLDGPSPTAPASKEPVTPPPPSLRREPGGEPMMVRSDPVAAPPHKLVRRLAIPLAATAALCAGALCLTPPAGIASRAEKLGTMLVERASPRSGQRRLPSPEGAARADSKEADSRPRAAYTQRTGVTAKAELRRPYCEAGDFSCGPAMY; encoded by the coding sequence GTGGTAGAGCCTGGTACCGTCTGGGAAGGTCACCGGATCCTCAACGAGGTTCACGACGGCATGGTCCGCACGTTCCTCGCCCAGCAGGTCGGCGATGAGGCCGCGATCGTCTGGTTGCACCTGCGCGAGGGGCAACCGATGGACCGGACGGCCTTCGCATCCGAGCTCCAGCGTCTGCAGGACATCGCGCGAGCGGTTCCTCAGGTAGAACCCGTTCTCTACGGTGACGCAGGAGGCCTCTCTGCCTGGGTCGCCTACCGGCGGAGCGACAAGATTGGCCTCATGGACGCGATCCGCGGGGTGGATCTCGGGGTTACCGCGCTGCACACGGTAATCGAGGTCGCCCACGCCATCCAGCGGTGCCACACGCTGGGCGGGTGCCATGGGGCGCTCGGGTCCGACCGCGTGTTCATCACATCGAAGCGGGACTACAGCATCAGCCAGTTCGGTCTGGTCGGGCTATTCCGTATCGAGCCGCACGAGGCCGCGCGGGAGCCGCTGGTGGCGTCTCCTGAGCTGCTGCGCGGCGACCGAGTGAGGCCACAGACGGACGTCTATGGCCTCGGGACGCTGCTGTACGAGCTCGTTTGCCGTCGGTCGCTCGACGTCGGCCAGCCAGGTATGTTGGGGGTGCGGCGCGGTAGGCCCGCGATCCCCGTCGACACACCGCCCGCTGTGGCTGCCGCCATCGAGATGGCCTTGGAAGAGGATCCGCGCCGCAGGTACAGAAACGTGGGCCACTTCATCGCGGTGCTCGAGGGCCTTGTGGACGCCTGGCCCACGCTGGACCGGGCACCGAGCCGGCGCGATAACCACGCGCCCGTCGCCGGCGCGGCGCCGTCGACCTTGCGCAGCTCCCATCTCCAGAGTCGTCGCTTGTCAGCGCCGGTGACGGAAGCTCCGGACACCCGGACGTCCGAGGTGGCGCCGGTGGCAGCGCCTTCGAGCGACGATGAGCATCAGCTGCCGCAGATCCCCCCTCTTGACGGACCATCGCCGACCGCTCCCGCTTCGAAAGAGCCGGTGACGCCACCGCCGCCCTCCCTCCGCCGAGAACCTGGAGGAGAGCCAATGATGGTCCGGAGCGACCCTGTCGCGGCGCCGCCCCACAAGCTGGTGAGGCGCCTTGCTATTCCGCTCGCCGCGACGGCTGCGCTGTGCGCCGGCGCTCTCTGCCTGACGCCCCCGGCGGGGATCGCGTCCCGCGCGGAGAAGCTTGGGACGATGCTGGTGGAGCGAGCATCGCCGCGGTCTGGGCAGCGGCGTTTGCCGTCGCCGGAAGGGGCGGCGAGGGCCGACTCGAAGGAAGCGGACAGCCGCCCGCGTGCTGCGTACACGCAACGAACGGGCGTGACGGCGAAGGCCGAGCTGCGCCGGCCGTACTGCGAGGCCGGCGATTTTAGCTGTGGTCCTGCGATGTACTAG